The proteins below are encoded in one region of Lonchura striata isolate bLonStr1 chromosome 1, bLonStr1.mat, whole genome shotgun sequence:
- the TAC1 gene encoding protachykinin-1, translated as MRLPLAFAVLLLASSQALGEEMGATDDLSYWSDWSDSDQAKEELPLPLEHFLQRMARRPRPQQFFGLMGKRDAGYGQISHKRHKTDSFVGLMGKRSLNSGSSEGSTAQNYERRRK; from the exons ATGAGGCTCCCGCTGGCTTTCGCCGTGCTCCTCCTGGCCTCGTCACAGGCGTTGGGCGAGGAGATGGGAGCCACCGACGACCTCAGCTACTGGTCCGACTGGTCCGACAGCGACCAGGCGAAG GAGGAGCTGCCGCTGCCCCTGGAACACTTCCTGCAGAGGATGGCCCGGAGACCCCGGCCCCAGCAGTTCTTCGGCCTCATGGGCAAGCGGGATGCCG GATATGGCCAGATCTCTCACAAAa GGCATAAAACAGACTCCTTTGTTGGACTTATGGGCAAAAGATCTTTGAATTCTG GGTCCTCTGAAGGGAGCACAGCACAGAATTATGAACGGAGGCGTAAATGA